Within the Molothrus aeneus isolate 106 chromosome 1, BPBGC_Maene_1.0, whole genome shotgun sequence genome, the region GCCACTGGTGCTGACAGCTGAGCCACTGGCAACATGACCATGTTACCCTACTGCAGAAACCTTTTAGAGTCaagctggggcaggggagggcgATCGGCGGCTCTCCCAGTTCCTGAGCACAAgatgagaaaagagaaatggtGTTACCCACAACCCCTTGAAATGGCGTTTCATAACAGAGAAGAGAGAGGGGCAAAGGAACAATTTTGACTTCGATCTAGGCAGCACCAAGAGTGGACCATTCAAATCCAGGTATGCAACATGGAAAATGCCTCAGGGTTTCCTGTGGGAGAAAAGGCTCCAAAGAAAACAcaacacaaaccccaaaccataaCTTTAGTGTttaaattttctgtgatttacagctgagagaagctgctgtgcagtgctgatGGCCTCTTCTGGCACACTCCTCATCTTTGCTCATCTCTGGGGCCTGCAAAGCCAGGCGAGGGCTtctttctgctcctgcctgggctgagACCGAACAGTCTTGGTGAACCTGAGGTCATTAGCAGGAGAGGTGGGGAATTCAGGCTTTGCCCAAACTGAGGCCTTCCTGAAGGCAAAGGCTGAGGAAGGGCTCTCACTTGTGCTGCCAGTGGCATGGAAGGCCCCAGAGCAAGATGGCATTTCTTGGCTTCCAGGATCCGTCTTCACAGTCTGGCCTTGCAGGTTAGTGAAATCCACATGGATATCCTGGCACATTCCAGCACTGACTTTCACTCCAAACCTTCACATTTTCTCCACGGAGAGTGatgatttttccttctgcttggaAGGGTATGGATTTCCTCAGTTGAGGAAATGTACTTGGCAGAAAGGTTCTCCTTGCATGGAAATGTTTCCTGGCAGCCTGAAACTTCTGACCACCGAGAacccattttttcccactggCATTTGATCATGGGAACCACAGTGTAAAAGCAGCACCTTTCTCTCCTCTGGGAGGAGTTGGTTTCACAGGCTCAACCATCTGCGCCTGACAGATGCAGATGGTCCCTGAAGGGAGGTTGTACCTAAGTGGGGTTTATTATATTAGCCCAGGGAACAAACAATGTGACCAGAGGAAATTATCTCAAGCTGTGCCACaggagatttagattggatcTCTAGGAAATATTCCTTCAACAAAAAGGATATCAAGCTtgggaacaggctgcctagGGCAATGGCTGAGTCACCACCCTCAGAAAGGTTTAGAAGTTGTGTGCATATGGCATTTGGGGACCTGACTGATTGGTGGAGTAGGCAGTGTTAAGTTTGTAGTTGAACAGTGTGATCTTCAGGGACTTTTTCAACCTTGATGATGCAGAGATTTAAGGGTAGCTCCAACCAGTGTGGAGTCAAGGCTTAGACTCAATGAACCCTAAGGGTGCCTTCCAACATGAATATCTATGAGACCGCCAATGGAGGCAGCTGGtaagaaagacaaaagaaagacCAAGGGAAGTTCTTTGAAGAAGGTTCACTCTAAAGCAGCCTTAACCAGTACATCAGGGCCATTCTGAGCTGGGGTGGGGACAAAGAGTGGAGTTGGCTGGGTTGTGATGTGCTGTGGCACCTGTGACATCATCGGGACGTTTCACAATGGGGGCAGCTAGAAGCAGGTTACCTAGAAGCAGGTAACACTGGCCCTCTATTGCTTGGGCAAGTGGTGAGTGCAAATGTGGCAGGGAGGCCATGCTGGGGACAAGGGCcagagcagaaatgctgcaCCCAAGACTGGGTTCTCCCTCTgcatgcagggacagcccctcaTGGCAGAGCCTTGGCCATGGTACAGTGCTTCTGTTGCcgctgggacagtgggacaggcCTTCCTGCCCCCAGCTGTCTGGGGCCCTGTCCTTCCTGCCCTCAGATCACTGGgattcctgtccctgctgcccctactgccagctgcctccctccccactTCCCTCAAGGCCttctctccatcctcctgcagaccatggatTCCTGGGTATTGTGGTTCTTGTTCTTGCTAGTAGTCCAGTACCCGCAGCCCATGGGTGATGTTTTGGATGAGGTGACGCGTCTGCGAATGGAGCTGCGTGCGAAGTTCCAGGAACAGAAGAGGATTCAGCTGGAGCGGGAGATGAAGCAACTCGTGCTGATGCAGAGTAGCGCATCCTGGAGAGACCTTCTCAGGTCTGCCttgcagccctggcaggtcTCGGCACTTGCTGGGCTCTTGGTTCTTCTCTTGGCTGTATGGTTTAtgtggaggaaaagaaattgtGAGGCAGAGATCAGtggcgaggaggagaaagaaaaggagaaggaggaagaggaagaggatgagaCATGGGCATATGATCTGAGATGGCTTCTAGAGGAGCGCATACAGTGGCCTGTACAGGACCTGCAGACAGGCTGCAACAGGACAATGGCCCTGATAGACAATTTCATAACTGTCCTCAGGCGTGCCTTGAGTAGGACTTTCTACCCGGTGCTGCAACAAGCCATTGGTATTGGCAGTGCCTTTGAAGGTTGGACTGCCCGTGAGGAGGAAGTTCTGTACCAGGTGCTTGTACCCCTGACTCCTCCCCTAGGCCACCTCTTCCACCTGGAGCGTGACACTGACCAGCAGAAGCCTGGCAGGAACTTCCGTGTCCGGGTGGAGCTGGAGTGCAGGTGCCCGAGGGAGTACCAGGGTATGAACATGCTGTGCTTCCAGCACCACCCTGACGTGATCAGGAGGACAACTCAGCAGCCCAACCTCCTAGACACGCTGTGCACTGACTCCTACCTTGACGTGAAGAAAACTGTCCACTGGTTCTGCACACTGGTGGGAGCAAGCTGGCGGCGTTTGCCCCAGTCACGCAGCTGGCATTTAGTGCTGCTGCCCTCCAAACGCTCCTGCAACCTCAGGCTGACCAACGGCCAAGAAAGCTTCCAGGTTAAGGTGCTGTTCGGGGTGCGGCGACACGCCTCAGACATCTTTATCAGCAGCCGGTATCGAGGGGCCCACACCCCAAGCACAATGTGGCCTGAGAGCTATGCCGTGGCAGAGACCAAGTTCTTCAGGCACATGGCCAGGGAGGCCCCCCAGGACAGCTCACACCTTAAatgcctgcagctccttgccCGTGTTCTTGCACGAAAGGACTTTTCCATCCATTCCATCAAGACCATTGTCATGCGCCTGCTGCACACAGTACCAGTGTCACAGTGGCAAAGGAGACACTTCCTGCTTCAGCTCTCGgatgctctggagcagctgcgCGTATCTCTGGAAGAGAAACACCTGGAGCATTTTATTGTGGGCAACCAGAGGCTTCCAGAGGAGATCAGGCTGCCCCCAGATGTACTAAGGGCAAAGCCACCCAACCTCTTCCACGGTCTGGCACAGGATCCAGCTGCCTACTCCCAGGCAATGCAAGCCTACCTTGATCTGCGCCATCGCCTGGCAAGAGTGCTGGCCTATGGCCACTGTTAGCAGGGctcatagaatcagagaatcacagagtcattaGGTTCAAAGAGACATTTAAGATTATTGAGTCCAAGCCATGCCCTAATACCACCTCAACTATACCATGACACTGAGTGCCATatccaatctttttttaaacacatccagggatggtgactccaccacctcccccgGGCAGAcgattccagtactttatcactctttcagtacaaaactttttcctaacatccaacctaaatttcctTTGGCACAGCTTAGGACTGtatcctctggttctgtcagctgctgccaggagagagaCACCAACCCCCATCTGACTACAACCACCTTTCACatagttgtagagagtgataaagttGTATTGAGTCTCCGTTTCTCCAGGccaaacaaccccagctccatTCCTCATAGGGCTTGTGTTCCCAGCGCTCCACCAGTCTCggggccctcctttggatgcatGTGCCCATGGGGCTTCAGCTGGTGGCAGAGAACCAGCTTTTAGTGCCATGACAAAGACAGGAATGAATGGGATACATAGACAGAGATATGTATATATAACTATAGTGTGTATATAAAactacaattatttttattaacagATGTGTTTTAATAGATACATATTATAGTTATGGTTTATAAATTGTcatattattttatgaaaataaatagcaCATATATAATGTCACTACCTGTTGTGATATGTATTAATACTCTGTAGTTACTGCATTTATAAGAGGCAAGATTTTTATTACAcagatatatttataaaatatatattatacatatattgTATTTAATACAAAGCAATAATTTAATAcataaaatggaaatgaaataaaacaacaattaTATCTAATTCCTATATAATTACAcagaataaattatatttataattaaatgtttattaaatatgtaaaatgtcatataatttaaaaatcatcatAATAAATATGATAATAGAACAATATAAATTTAGTATGTATAGAACAATATCAATTTAGTATGAATATCATGTCACTATCTGTTTGGACACATACTAATGCTCCATAGTTAGTGTATGAATGACTGGCAAGCAAGAAACTGCTGTGCTGTTATTTCAATAAAATGCAGTCTTGCAGAATCTGGAGCATGCAAGACTTTCTTTATCTCAGCCAGATCTATAGTATTGGTAAATGTCATGCACTGGGAATCTGGGCTCGTGAACAGTCTCCATGAACTCAACCAAACTTACACTGCTGAATTGGTTTTAATCAGCAATTAAGCCCAGGTGCCCCTGGCCCCTCTGATcccaggatcacagaatggctcAGCTTGGAAGGGTCCTTAGAAATTGTCTTGTTGCAACCCTGCTGCCaagggcagagacaccttccaccaggccaggttgctccaagctccatccaacctggcctggaacgctgccagggactgggcagccacagcttccatGGGCAGCGTGGCCCACCACCTCACCAGCCTCAGAGGCCAGAATTTCTTCCCCATCTCCAGTCTAATGCCGCCCTCTGTCAGCGGGAAGCTGCTGCCCCTGgtgctgtccctccaggcccttaTAAGCAGCCCCTCCAGGTCTCTCTCTGGGCCTCGTGCAGGAACTgaaaggctgcagggaggtgcCCCAGAACAAGCCCTTGGAGAGCACTGGGGCCAGGAGTGCCACCATCAGGGCAGCAAGCAGGGCCTGGCATGGCCGTCGGGTgagagggcacagggcaggcactgaggccctgccagctggagctgggagctctggtgTGCGGCCCAACAGAGAGCCGTGGGCTCCCGCAGCTCTGCATCCCTCatggctgaggcagctgcccaGGCACAGGTGGCCTAGGACATGTGGCCAGCCTGGTGTCACCCTCAGGGGCGTTCGTGCTCTGGGGCTAGAGTCATTTGTGGCTATAATGAGTGGTTAGCATGACTTGGGCCCCTAGGGTGGTGACAAGTGTGCAGGGGAAAATGCCAGCCCAGAAAGAAGCAACAGCAAATGGCCCCCAGCATGGCCATAGTAATACTGGTGTCTTACACTGGCTGTCTCTCTTTCCATTGTAAGGGAGAAATAGCAGAGGGGAAATAGCAGAGGGGGTATCTATAAATAATAAGTACCTTTCAGTACCAATAAAGCTTCACCAATATTGTATGGGTACTGCACAGCTTTCATCATTGCAAAATTACCAGGAAAAAGGGCCAGCAGTGGTAGGTAGgccaacacaggcacagctggaaaCTCAAGACAAGTTTCTGGCCCAAAATCTTTCTTCAGGTCAGAAATGTATGAAATAGATTTTTCAGAGAGCAATTAGATATGTAGGAGTTAGGCTACCCTGAAAGTAAAGGCAGCAACTGATTTCCACAAAGAAGGGACAGTAGCAGAAAAGAACAGTAGCAGgatgaaagaattaaaaaaaccctgcagctTCACATACAAAACCGACTCTTAATAGGGCTTCTTAGGAGTGTAAGAGGCTGGGCCATTCACTCCTTTTTTGTTCTGTATCTCTCACTGTCTCTTTTTTGGTCATATCTGTATGTCCTTTTGTTCTGCTGATTGTCTTTCCATACTGTTTCTCCCTACTCTCACCTTCCACAATTCCAGCAGTGTTACAAGTCCTAGCAAGCAGATATATTAATTCAGCTATAATACAGAAACCTCtcacttttcaattttttttgttgggaaCAACAAAGAAATGCAATAATGTAATCAGCTCCAGATGGCAGAAGTTGACTGGAAACTGCTAAAAACCCGCCATGAGagaaacagttttattttggaGAATGAAATAGCAGACAGTATTCCACTAAATCACAACAGTAAGGCAAAAGGTGTAAATAAGAAGCTGGAAGCTACTTGGATAACAGAACAAACTGGCTTGGCAACAGCGCTGAGAATAATGCCTGACTCAACTCAGCCAGGAAATGCATACAATAAATATCAAAGCAGGTAGCATGCACtaaggaacagcagcagaacacaCTCTGACATTATTGGTACACTCATCGTTTAATTTCAGATGAATCAAAACCGTGAGCCAAGGCTTGGGATCATGTAATCCAGCACTGCTAACACACACACTTTACAAACACCACAGCCTAAGTGCTGAGCTCAGGGACAGTGCTGGACAGCTCGCTTAAATAAACTCCAACAGGGACACCAGCTTACACAGAACAATGGAGAGGGATTAATCTGCAATGAAGAAGatgagctaaagacagcagtggttaaattaaatattaatatcacTGTGTGGAATCAGATGGCCAGATTAGATCCAGAATTTTCTTTGGGGATTGCCGGACAGAcactgttgtttttttcaattttgacTGCACAAGAGTGGTTATATGGTGTCCCCTGTCCTggagaaaataataatagaGCACCACAAAAGAGACTGGATCCTGGGCAGCAAGCTCAGGTGTGGTGTGGATGAGCAGCACCGAGCTGAGGGAATGTGGGTTGTGGGGAAGCCTGTACAGCAATGCTGGCTGGGGACTGCATCTGTCTCTTCATAGGCCTCCCGCAAGGTGCCCTGCAGCCAAAGCCATGGCTGTGGGACATCTGGCACCTCGGGTGAGGTACACACTGAGAAAATCCTCAACCCTGCCACCGAGAAGAGAGACCCTGAGCTGCCATGACATACCacaatagaagaaaaatattaagctATTAAaggagtgtccaaaggagggcaaccAAGATGGTGAAGGGCTGTGAGGGGAAGCCATacaaggagtggctgaggtcacttggtctgtccAACCTGGagaagactgaggggagacctcatcagTATCTACAACTTCCTCGTGAAGAGGAGGGACAGGCACTGATTTTCTCTGGTGACACGACCCGAGGGACTGGCCTGGAGTTGTATCAGGAgcggtttaggttggatattagaataAAGTTCTccccccagagggtggctgggcactggaacaggctccccagggaagtggtcacagcaccaagcctggcaCAGTTCAAGAAGCGCCTGGACAACGCTCTCAGGGACATGGACtgttggggctgtcctgtgcagaggCAGGAGTCGTACTCGGTGATCCCTGCGGATCCTTTCCGAGTCAGGAGCTGCCGTAACACCGTTCCCCGCCCGCCGCCGTTCGCAGCGCCTCCCGCCATCGCCCCCTGCCGCGCCCCGCCGGCACCGCAGCAATGGCGGCGCCCGCGTGAGCCCGACGCCGACCGCGGCTGCCGTGAGTGGGGACGAGCGGCAGAGGTCGGGGCGCGGCCAGggcgggccccgccgccgcttccGGCGGCACCGCTGCACCCGAGCGAGCCCCGCCGCCCCTCCCGGCGGCCTCGGTCCGGCGCAAAATGACCCTGGGGGGCGGTCGGGGCCCCGCGGGGGCGGGAAGAGGCGGGAGGGGGTTTGTACCGGGGGAGTCCCGTTGGGGCCCGACCACAGCAGCTCCGCAGCGACTGCGGGGAACGGCGGGCGCCTGCAAGGGCGGCGGGGGTCAGACCAGGGCCACCGAGCGGTGGCATCGCGGCGAGGGCAGCAGTGCCGTGAGGCGGGCAGGGGTTTGCTCAGTGACCCTGACAGCCTGAGCACATTTCCTCTCGGGCCCTCTTAGTGGTACTTGCACTGAAGATAGTTCTCGGCCGCCTTCAGAGGAAGAGTGCGAGGCAAATGTATCTAGCGAGCAACAAAGAAAACTTGATACGCGCAGACTAATCAGAACTACGGCAGAAAAGATCTCTTGTTGTTTAAAACAAGCACGGGCCCACGGTGCCCTGTACTGTGGGGAGCTCggtggcaggagcacagccagcGGAAGTGTGAAGATGTAGGGCAAACATAAAAAAAGTTGGTTGCAGTGACTCATGCACATAGTAAGGAATCTACAGTcagatttattttgttattcaGGTACAGGTGGTGAAGCAGTCGGGTTGTCTTGAGTAGGTTTAATGTTCAAACACTGCAAAGGAAAGGGATTGCTATGATTCTCTATAAAAATTGGAACTTCCCTGTTTAAGTCTGCTCTGATCACTGAAGCAAACATGATGTCCCCTATCGCTTCTTATCGGTGAGGCTGGTTGCTCCTGCTTTCCAGCCTAGTTGGTTTCTTTGTGCTCATTTACATGAACTCTTTAAATGCAAGAAGAGAGCATGTAACTTGAAGTATAAGAGTGGCCTGGGTTGCTTCTTTTAGAgccaggttttttttaagaattgaAGTGCAGAAACAAATTTCAAAAATCCTCGGTACAGCCTCAAAGGCTGGAGTAATAGCAGGCTGCGACAGCGAGGTGGCCCTGTTCCACCACCCAGCTGTACATCGTGCTGTACCTCTTGCATCAGGCTTAGGGCTCAGCTGGCTTTTTGAAAGTTGATTTTTCCAGTGCATCAAGGCTTTCTGGACACGGCatgcactgcagctgcacagcccagcaggaggaTGGGATAAGTGTCATGAGCACCcccattccagcagcagctcctcagaccTGCAGTTAAATCCAGTGTTAAACGGCAGCTACTCTTTGTTTTGAGTCTAAGCTTTGACTCAAATTTGAACAGTAAACCGGTGTTTCATATCATGCATAGCCCGTGTCAAGGGTTCTCAAACTTGACTGGGGGTGTGGCAGAGAAAGATGACTGCATGTTGAAAGATAACGAAATACTGCCTTTCTGCCTAGAGATCGTTGTGATATTTAAGACTTGGCAAAAATTGCTGCCCTCACTATCTCAATTATTTAAGTGCTGAAA harbors:
- the LOC136565365 gene encoding inositol 1,4,5-trisphosphate receptor-interacting protein-like 1, translating into MDSWVLWFLFLLVVQYPQPMGDVLDEVTRLRMELRAKFQEQKRIQLEREMKQLVLMQSSASWRDLLRSALQPWQVSALAGLLVLLLAVWFMWRKRNCEAEISGEEEKEKEKEEEEEDETWAYDLRWLLEERIQWPVQDLQTGCNRTMALIDNFITVLRRALSRTFYPVLQQAIGIGSAFEGWTAREEEVLYQVLVPLTPPLGHLFHLERDTDQQKPGRNFRVRVELECRCPREYQGMNMLCFQHHPDVIRRTTQQPNLLDTLCTDSYLDVKKTVHWFCTLVGASWRRLPQSRSWHLVLLPSKRSCNLRLTNGQESFQVKVLFGVRRHASDIFISSRYRGAHTPSTMWPESYAVAETKFFRHMAREAPQDSSHLKCLQLLARVLARKDFSIHSIKTIVMRLLHTVPVSQWQRRHFLLQLSDALEQLRVSLEEKHLEHFIVGNQRLPEEIRLPPDVLRAKPPNLFHGLAQDPAAYSQAMQAYLDLRHRLARVLAYGHC